In Pedobacter heparinus DSM 2366, the following are encoded in one genomic region:
- the mraY gene encoding phospho-N-acetylmuramoyl-pentapeptide-transferase, protein MLYYLFEYLNQHYDFPGLRLFQYITFRTSLAIIISLIITTVYGRRLINYLQKMQVGETVRNLGLEGQMQKQGTPTMGGIIILLGILVPTLLLANLTNVYVILMIVTTIWMGVIGFVDDYIKVFKKNKEGLAGRFKIVGQVGLALIIGWTMYFNPNIVVRQTVDETSVSKAAAPMVLRQKGENFYYTQDVKSTLTNVPFYKNNEFDYAKVLKFLGPGYEKYAFMVFLAFTVFIITAVSNGANITDGIDGLATGTSAIIGITLGLLAYVSGNTVIADYLNIMYIPNSGELMIFAGAFVGACVGFLWYNSYPAQVFMGDTGSLAIGGIIASFAIMIRKELLIPILCGLFLIELVSVIMQVSYFKYTRKKFGEGRRIFLMSPLHHHYQKKGYHEAKIVTRFWIIGILLAIITIITLKLR, encoded by the coding sequence ATGTTATACTATTTATTTGAATATCTGAATCAACATTATGATTTTCCCGGACTGAGGTTGTTTCAGTACATCACTTTCCGCACATCATTAGCCATCATTATATCCCTTATCATTACCACAGTTTACGGCCGGAGACTGATCAATTACCTGCAAAAAATGCAGGTTGGCGAAACTGTCAGGAACCTGGGGCTGGAAGGGCAGATGCAAAAACAAGGTACCCCAACAATGGGTGGGATCATCATCCTGCTGGGTATTCTGGTGCCAACATTACTATTGGCTAACTTAACCAATGTTTATGTGATACTGATGATCGTGACTACAATATGGATGGGGGTAATTGGTTTTGTTGATGATTACATTAAGGTTTTTAAAAAGAACAAAGAAGGTTTAGCAGGCAGGTTTAAGATAGTTGGCCAGGTAGGTCTGGCGCTGATCATAGGCTGGACAATGTATTTCAACCCCAATATTGTGGTACGGCAAACAGTGGATGAAACCAGTGTTTCTAAAGCGGCAGCTCCTATGGTATTGAGGCAAAAAGGAGAGAACTTTTATTATACACAGGATGTGAAATCAACCTTAACGAATGTTCCTTTTTATAAGAACAATGAGTTTGACTATGCCAAAGTGCTTAAGTTTTTAGGTCCGGGGTATGAGAAATATGCATTTATGGTATTCCTTGCCTTTACTGTATTTATCATTACTGCGGTTTCAAATGGGGCTAATATTACCGATGGTATAGATGGGCTGGCAACAGGTACGTCTGCTATTATTGGTATTACACTGGGTTTATTGGCCTATGTTTCTGGTAATACAGTGATTGCTGATTACCTCAATATCATGTACATCCCCAATTCGGGAGAGCTCATGATCTTTGCAGGTGCGTTTGTTGGGGCCTGTGTTGGCTTCCTTTGGTACAACTCCTATCCTGCGCAGGTGTTTATGGGCGATACCGGAAGTTTAGCCATTGGAGGCATCATTGCTTCTTTTGCCATTATGATCCGTAAGGAGCTTTTGATCCCGATCTTATGTGGTTTGTTCCTGATTGAGCTGGTATCGGTAATTATGCAGGTATCTTATTTCAAGTATACCAGGAAAAAATTTGGTGAAGGACGAAGGATATTCTTAATGTCGCCCTTGCATCACCACTATCAGAAAAAGGGATATCACGAAGCTAAAATTGTTACGCGCTTCTGGATTATCGGGATTTTGTTGGCCATTATAACCATTATCACTTTAAAACTACGCTAA
- the rsmH gene encoding 16S rRNA (cytosine(1402)-N(4))-methyltransferase RsmH: MENNYHVPVLLAACIDGLNIRPEGVYVDVTFGGGGHSIEILKKLGDKGVLIAFDQDPDARRNEIDDPRFHFVDQNFAFLKNNLRLLGFKAVDGILADLGVSSHQFNEPERGFSTRFDAALDMRMDKQGKLTAAEVLNTYTEDQLHKIFGIYGEVKNAKSLARAIVTGRVERPVLTLADFKAVAAAHIPKGKEHKYMAQVFQALRIEVNAEMEVLENFLSQTADVIKPGGRLVVMSYHSLEDRPVKNFIAKGKFRGEVDKDFFGNEQKPFKAVTRKAIVADAEELERNSRARSAKLRVGERL; encoded by the coding sequence ATGGAAAATAATTATCACGTTCCTGTTTTGTTGGCAGCATGTATAGATGGTTTAAATATCAGACCTGAAGGGGTGTATGTTGATGTTACTTTTGGTGGTGGAGGGCATTCAATAGAGATACTTAAAAAATTGGGTGATAAAGGTGTGCTGATCGCATTTGATCAGGATCCCGATGCGCGGAGAAATGAAATTGATGATCCCCGTTTTCACTTTGTGGATCAGAATTTTGCCTTCCTTAAAAATAACCTGAGGTTGCTGGGCTTTAAAGCTGTGGATGGCATTCTGGCTGATCTTGGTGTTTCTTCGCATCAGTTTAATGAACCGGAACGTGGTTTTTCGACCAGGTTTGATGCTGCGCTGGATATGCGGATGGATAAACAGGGAAAGCTGACTGCTGCGGAAGTTTTGAATACTTATACAGAAGATCAATTGCATAAAATTTTTGGTATTTATGGTGAGGTAAAAAATGCGAAATCATTGGCCAGGGCCATTGTGACGGGTAGGGTGGAAAGACCTGTTTTAACGCTTGCTGATTTTAAGGCGGTTGCTGCTGCTCATATCCCTAAAGGTAAAGAGCATAAATATATGGCGCAGGTTTTTCAGGCCCTGCGTATTGAGGTGAATGCAGAGATGGAGGTGCTGGAGAATTTTTTGAGCCAGACTGCTGATGTGATTAAGCCTGGGGGGCGTTTGGTGGTAATGTCATATCATTCGCTGGAGGACAGGCCGGTAAAGAACTTTATTGCAAAAGGTAAGTTTCGGGGAGAGGTGGATAAAGATTTTTTTGGCAATGAGCAAAAGCCTTTTAAGGCGGTTACCAGGAAGGCGATTGTTGCAGATGCGGAAGAGCTGGAAAGAAATAGCCGGGCGCGAAGTGCTAAATTAAGAGTGGGGGAAAGGCTATGA
- the mraZ gene encoding division/cell wall cluster transcriptional repressor MraZ encodes MVQLLGEFDCKLDAKGRLMVPSNLKKQLPNVEAEGLVINRGFEKHLVLYPKNVWEGMVEELSKLNQYEPKTREFIRYFTRGATSLTLDAAGRVNLPKSLLESVGIEISDDLVLACQFDKVEVWSKKAYEALFDKEPENFAFLAQEVMGNKNRGEDGK; translated from the coding sequence ATGGTTCAACTATTAGGAGAATTTGATTGTAAATTGGATGCGAAAGGCCGCTTGATGGTCCCTTCGAATCTGAAAAAACAATTGCCTAATGTTGAGGCTGAGGGGCTTGTCATTAACCGTGGTTTTGAGAAGCATCTGGTGCTTTATCCAAAAAATGTGTGGGAAGGCATGGTCGAAGAGCTGAGTAAGTTGAACCAATATGAGCCAAAAACGAGAGAATTTATCAGATATTTTACCCGCGGTGCGACGTCTTTGACGCTTGATGCTGCCGGAAGGGTGAATTTACCAAAATCTTTATTGGAATCTGTGGGGATTGAAATTAGTGATGACCTGGTTTTAGCCTGTCAGTTTGATAAGGTTGAGGTGTGGTCTAAAAAAGCCTATGAAGCTTTATTTGATAAAGAGCCTGAGAATTTTGCATTTCTTGCTCAGGAAGTAATGGGCAATAAAAACAGGGGGGAAGATGGAAAATAA
- a CDS encoding FtsL-like putative cell division protein, which translates to MNNQFRTRIEEEPEEEDLEREEQPRLKRKEPENSNAFFRKLFTEGVVSKEAATEMLPFLIFLSVLCMLYIANSHTAVKNVRNIDKLNKEVKELSWEYKSLKADLMFKSKLTEVAKKVDTLGIKELTEPPKKIVINSNEY; encoded by the coding sequence ATGAATAACCAGTTTAGAACAAGGATAGAGGAAGAGCCGGAAGAGGAGGATCTTGAACGGGAGGAACAGCCCCGGCTCAAGAGAAAAGAGCCTGAAAACAGCAATGCCTTTTTCAGGAAATTATTTACTGAGGGGGTGGTGAGTAAGGAAGCTGCAACGGAGATGTTGCCGTTTTTAATATTTCTATCGGTTTTGTGTATGCTGTATATCGCGAACAGCCATACAGCAGTTAAGAATGTAAGGAATATTGATAAGTTAAATAAGGAAGTGAAAGAGCTGAGCTGGGAGTATAAGTCGCTCAAGGCCGACCTGATGTTTAAAAGTAAGTTAACTGAAGTAGCGAAAAAAGTGGATACACTGGGAATTAAAGAATTAACGGAACCACCTAAAAAAATTGTAATAAACAGTAATGAATATTAG
- a CDS encoding FtsW/RodA/SpoVE family cell cycle protein, with protein MIAINTILDKTKGDRWIWLIIILLSMISILTVYSATGAIAYKKGVTVERYLLYKHVIFVILGIGMIYIAHLLDYKYYAGISKILMIITIPLLFYTAAFGEHINDASRWVKIPVIGLTFQTSDLAKLALITFLARMLTRKQENIKDVKKAFIPIMGSVCVVFALIAWANLSTALMLFGVSILLLIIGRISIKQILMVCAGGSVLLLFIVFLGPRAATYESRIKSFLHPEQQHSDKTYQADQSKIALATGGFFGKGPGNSTQRNFLPHPYSDFIFSIIVEEYGVIGAVMMIVLYLVLLYRCVRIVTQSPKAFGALLAAGLSFSLTIQAFANMAVAVGLGPVTGVPLPLVSMGGTSILFTSIAFGIILSVSRDVEEKGSKKVIVGEIPAMA; from the coding sequence ATGATTGCAATAAATACAATTTTAGATAAAACAAAAGGAGACCGCTGGATCTGGCTGATCATTATCCTCTTGTCCATGATCTCCATCCTTACAGTGTACAGTGCTACTGGTGCTATTGCCTATAAAAAAGGGGTTACGGTAGAGCGGTATTTATTGTATAAACATGTTATTTTCGTTATTCTGGGTATTGGTATGATCTACATTGCCCATTTGCTGGATTATAAATATTATGCCGGGATTTCAAAGATCCTGATGATTATTACCATTCCGCTGCTGTTTTATACTGCGGCGTTTGGAGAGCACATTAACGACGCCTCACGCTGGGTGAAAATTCCGGTTATAGGATTGACTTTTCAAACATCCGATTTGGCTAAACTGGCCTTGATTACTTTTCTAGCCAGGATGCTGACCAGGAAGCAGGAAAATATTAAAGATGTAAAAAAGGCTTTTATCCCTATAATGGGCTCGGTATGTGTAGTGTTTGCACTCATTGCATGGGCAAACCTGTCTACCGCACTGATGCTTTTTGGGGTAAGTATTTTGCTGCTGATCATTGGAAGGATCAGTATTAAGCAGATCCTGATGGTTTGTGCAGGTGGTTCTGTCTTGTTATTGTTCATTGTGTTTCTGGGCCCAAGGGCTGCCACTTACGAATCAAGGATCAAATCGTTTTTACATCCGGAGCAGCAACATTCAGACAAGACCTACCAGGCCGATCAATCCAAAATTGCACTGGCAACAGGTGGTTTTTTTGGAAAAGGTCCCGGAAACAGTACACAGAGGAACTTTCTTCCGCACCCTTATTCGGATTTTATTTTTTCCATTATTGTGGAAGAGTACGGTGTAATTGGTGCAGTAATGATGATTGTTCTGTACCTGGTGCTATTGTACCGTTGTGTAAGGATTGTAACCCAAAGCCCGAAAGCCTTTGGGGCATTGCTTGCGGCAGGGCTGAGCTTTAGTTTAACCATTCAGGCATTTGCCAATATGGCTGTTGCTGTTGGTTTAGGTCCGGTTACAGGTGTTCCGTTGCCCCTGGTAAGTATGGGTGGAACATCAATATTGTTTACCAGTATTGCATTTGGCATTATATTAAGTGTAAGCAGGGATGTGGAGGAGAAAGGAAGTAAAAAAGTGATTGTAGGTGAAATACCTGCAATGGCATAA
- a CDS encoding penicillin-binding protein, translating to MNIRDNILLRVYLAFGLIVLLAVAVLVRLCDVQFVEGHKWRAMADSLSTKYINIEAARGNIYSVDGSLLATSIPEYELRMDMLAGGIQDNDLFNEKVDSLGLRLSQFFKDKTPKEYSRYLRSARRDSARYLLIKRKVGYQELKVVRTFPLYNVGKYTGGLIAVQQNKRIRPFKFLAARTIGYKNENVANGVGLEGAYKEYINGESGKRLVQRIAGGVWMPVNDEAEVAPKEGADIISTIDINMQDLVQSALEKQLKLSDADHGTVILMEVGSGEVRAVANYTRVSKGVYEEKFNYAIGGSQDPGSTFKLASYMALLEDKKVDTNTLVATGDGTYRIPGHTIKDSHGGIGTVTVMKAFEQSANTAVAKLVNAHYQDNPSQFTDHLYKIHMNEKLDLQIPGEARPVIKNPSFKSWNKNMTLPQMAYGYEMQITPLQMLAFYNAVANDGKYIAPIFVKEIRRLGNPIEQFHARVIADRICSEKTIKKLQAMLESVVTKGTGKLMGSPLYRVAGKTGTAQVADGNGGYKRNKSYQASFCGYFPADKPKYSIIVSINGPKNGYYGATVAGPVFKEIADRIYASDMEMYNNIPERLVGNTTNPEAKAGESKSVKRVYNALGVKALYAARSNGIDTNNGVAYEEYNTIKGLMPNVNGMGLKDALYLLGNAGLKARVKGSGKVISQSIPAGNKIGKGLLVQIDLQ from the coding sequence ATGAATATTAGAGACAACATATTACTACGTGTTTATCTGGCTTTCGGGCTGATTGTACTGCTTGCCGTGGCAGTACTGGTCAGACTATGCGATGTACAATTTGTGGAGGGACATAAATGGCGTGCCATGGCCGATAGTCTCTCTACAAAGTATATCAATATTGAGGCTGCACGCGGCAATATTTATTCTGTGGATGGAAGTTTGCTGGCAACCTCAATTCCTGAATATGAGTTGAGGATGGATATGCTTGCCGGCGGAATACAGGATAATGATCTATTTAATGAGAAAGTGGATTCACTTGGGCTCAGGCTGTCGCAATTTTTTAAAGATAAAACACCTAAAGAATATTCCCGTTACCTGCGTTCTGCCAGACGTGATAGTGCACGTTATCTGTTGATCAAGCGAAAAGTTGGCTATCAGGAATTGAAGGTGGTAAGAACTTTTCCTTTATATAATGTAGGTAAATATACCGGTGGGTTAATTGCTGTACAGCAAAATAAAAGGATCAGGCCGTTTAAATTTCTTGCAGCAAGGACCATTGGTTATAAAAATGAGAATGTAGCGAATGGTGTGGGGCTAGAGGGTGCTTATAAGGAATATATTAACGGCGAGAGCGGTAAAAGATTGGTGCAGCGTATTGCCGGGGGTGTTTGGATGCCTGTTAATGATGAGGCTGAAGTGGCACCTAAAGAAGGTGCTGATATCATATCGACCATTGACATCAATATGCAGGATCTTGTTCAGAGTGCATTGGAAAAACAGTTGAAATTAAGTGATGCAGATCATGGAACAGTAATTCTGATGGAAGTAGGTTCTGGTGAAGTACGCGCGGTTGCCAATTATACAAGGGTTAGCAAAGGCGTATATGAGGAAAAATTTAATTATGCCATTGGTGGAAGTCAGGATCCCGGTTCTACATTTAAACTGGCTTCTTATATGGCTTTGCTGGAAGATAAAAAAGTAGATACCAATACATTGGTGGCAACGGGTGACGGAACTTACAGGATTCCGGGACATACCATTAAAGATTCACATGGTGGCATAGGAACGGTTACAGTAATGAAAGCTTTTGAGCAATCGGCAAATACCGCGGTTGCCAAACTGGTTAATGCGCACTATCAGGATAATCCCTCGCAGTTTACAGACCATCTGTATAAAATTCACATGAATGAAAAGCTGGACTTACAGATACCAGGAGAGGCCAGGCCGGTGATAAAAAATCCTTCATTTAAAAGCTGGAACAAGAACATGACCCTGCCGCAAATGGCGTATGGTTATGAGATGCAGATTACACCGTTGCAGATGCTGGCATTTTACAATGCTGTAGCCAATGATGGGAAATATATTGCACCGATTTTTGTGAAAGAGATCAGGCGTTTGGGAAATCCAATCGAACAATTCCATGCCAGGGTAATTGCTGATCGTATATGCTCTGAAAAAACCATTAAAAAATTACAGGCTATGTTGGAATCGGTGGTAACAAAGGGTACAGGTAAGTTGATGGGTTCGCCATTATACAGGGTAGCCGGTAAGACTGGTACGGCACAGGTGGCGGATGGCAATGGTGGATATAAGCGGAATAAGAGCTATCAGGCCTCTTTTTGTGGGTATTTTCCGGCAGATAAACCGAAATATTCAATTATAGTATCTATTAACGGACCAAAGAACGGCTATTATGGGGCAACGGTTGCCGGACCGGTATTTAAAGAAATTGCCGACCGTATTTATGCCAGCGATATGGAGATGTATAACAACATTCCGGAGCGTTTGGTGGGTAATACCACCAATCCGGAAGCTAAAGCAGGAGAGAGTAAATCGGTTAAGCGGGTTTACAATGCTTTAGGTGTTAAAGCGCTATATGCGGCCAGATCCAATGGTATCGATACCAATAATGGGGTAGCTTATGAGGAATACAACACGATTAAAGGGCTGATGCCAAATGTGAATGGAATGGGCTTAAAAGATGCCTTATACCTTTTGGGAAATGCAGGATTAAAAGCCAGGGTAAAGGGAAGCGGAAAGGTGATTAGCCAATCTATTCCTGCCGGGAATAAAATAGGAAAAGGATTGTTGGTACAAATTGATTTACAATAA
- a CDS encoding phosphoglycerate kinase, with protein MRTIDQCNFNDKKALIRVDFNVPLDSDFNITDDKRMRAALPTINKILNDGGAVILMSHLGRPKGGPEDKYSLKHILGDLSRMLDLEVKFADDCIGPDAVEKAKNLVPGQVLLLENLRFYKEEEKGDRAFAEKLSKLGDVYVNDAFGTAHRAHASTAIVAEFFPKDKYFGYLMAEELKNAEKVNHGAEKPFTAIMGGAKVSDKILLIESLLEKVDNLIIGGGMAYTFAKAKGGEIGTSLLEEDRMALCLELMEKAKAKGVNLYLPLDTVIADKFDNEASKGTVDTGKIPADWMGLDIGPKTVKLFSDVIANSKTLLWNGPMGVFEMANFEQGTRAIADAVVAATQNNGAFSLIGGGDSAAAIAKFNLEDKVSYVSTGGGALLEYMEGKELPGVKAIND; from the coding sequence ATGAGAACAATAGATCAATGCAATTTCAATGATAAAAAGGCTTTAATCAGGGTAGATTTTAATGTGCCACTGGATAGTGATTTTAACATTACCGATGATAAAAGAATGCGTGCTGCATTGCCAACTATTAATAAGATATTGAATGATGGTGGAGCAGTAATTCTGATGTCGCACCTGGGCAGGCCAAAAGGCGGGCCGGAAGATAAGTACTCTTTAAAACATATTTTAGGTGACCTTTCGAGGATGCTTGATCTGGAAGTAAAATTTGCCGATGATTGTATTGGCCCAGATGCAGTTGAAAAGGCTAAAAATCTGGTGCCAGGACAGGTTTTGTTGTTAGAGAACTTACGTTTTTATAAAGAAGAGGAAAAAGGTGACAGGGCTTTTGCGGAAAAATTGTCCAAATTGGGCGACGTATATGTAAATGATGCTTTTGGTACAGCCCATCGCGCACATGCATCTACTGCTATCGTAGCTGAGTTTTTCCCTAAAGATAAGTACTTTGGTTATTTGATGGCGGAGGAGTTGAAAAATGCAGAAAAGGTAAATCATGGTGCCGAGAAGCCTTTTACAGCCATTATGGGCGGGGCTAAGGTGTCGGATAAGATTTTATTGATAGAGAGTTTACTGGAGAAGGTTGATAACCTGATTATTGGTGGCGGAATGGCTTATACCTTTGCAAAGGCCAAGGGTGGTGAGATCGGAACTTCGTTACTGGAAGAAGATAGAATGGCGCTATGCCTGGAACTAATGGAAAAAGCTAAGGCTAAAGGTGTTAATTTATATTTACCTCTGGATACTGTTATTGCAGATAAGTTTGACAATGAGGCCAGTAAAGGAACGGTAGATACAGGTAAAATTCCGGCCGACTGGATGGGACTGGACATAGGCCCAAAAACCGTTAAATTGTTTTCTGATGTAATTGCCAATTCTAAAACGTTATTGTGGAATGGGCCAATGGGGGTATTTGAAATGGCTAATTTTGAGCAGGGAACGCGTGCCATTGCTGATGCAGTAGTTGCTGCAACGCAAAATAACGGTGCTTTCTCTTTAATTGGCGGGGGTGATTCTGCCGCTGCAATTGCAAAATTCAATTTGGAAGATAAGGTAAGTTATGTTTCTACCGGTGGTGGGGCTTTGCTGGAATATATGGAAGGTAAGGAGCTGCCTGGTGTTAAGGCAATTAACGATTAG
- a CDS encoding UDP-N-acetylmuramoyl-L-alanyl-D-glutamate--2,6-diaminopimelate ligase, protein MQLQDILYGVTITDQIGVTNRKVSALVFDSRQVIKDAAFFAIKGTLADGHTYIAATVSAGAGVVICEVLPAEIAPDVTYIQVANSAVALGRMAANFYGNPSEKLQLTGITGTNGKTTIATLLFKLFRALGYKVGLISTVENHINDEVIPATHTTPDPLALNALLQDMVDAGCDYCFMEVSSHAVVQHRIEGLSFAGGVFSNITHDHLDFHKTFDQYIKAKKAFFDALPASAFALTNLDDKNGMVMLQNTRAAKKTYALKQLADFKAKVIENSFKGLHLDIDDADVFFKLVGSFNAYNLLAVYGTAVLLGQEKLDVLTLLSNLTGAEGRFDYITSSQHIIGIVDYAHTPDAVQNVLSTIQDIRKGTEQVITIIGCGGDRDKTKRPIMAQVACDWSDKVILTSDNPRTENPQTIVEEMEKGVSPTNKRKTLSIVDRKEAIKTACHLARPGDIILLAGKGHEKYQEINGVRYHFDDKEILTEQLNLIS, encoded by the coding sequence ATGCAGCTGCAGGATATTTTATATGGTGTAACTATAACTGACCAGATTGGTGTAACCAACAGGAAGGTAAGTGCTTTGGTATTTGATTCCCGACAGGTTATAAAAGATGCTGCATTTTTTGCCATAAAGGGTACATTAGCTGATGGACATACCTATATTGCTGCTACAGTTAGCGCAGGTGCCGGGGTAGTTATTTGCGAGGTATTACCAGCTGAAATTGCTCCTGATGTTACCTATATCCAGGTAGCGAACAGTGCTGTAGCATTGGGTAGGATGGCTGCTAATTTTTATGGAAACCCTTCTGAAAAACTGCAGCTGACTGGCATTACAGGTACAAATGGTAAAACAACTATTGCCACATTGCTTTTTAAACTTTTCAGGGCATTGGGCTATAAAGTTGGTCTGATCTCAACTGTTGAAAACCACATCAATGATGAGGTTATTCCTGCAACACATACTACACCTGATCCGCTGGCTTTAAATGCGCTTTTACAGGATATGGTGGATGCAGGTTGTGATTATTGTTTTATGGAAGTGAGTTCCCATGCTGTCGTTCAACATAGAATAGAAGGTTTGAGCTTTGCTGGTGGGGTATTTTCTAACATCACCCATGATCATCTGGATTTTCACAAAACCTTTGATCAGTATATAAAAGCCAAGAAAGCATTTTTTGATGCCTTGCCGGCATCGGCTTTTGCACTGACCAATCTGGACGATAAGAATGGTATGGTCATGCTGCAGAATACAAGAGCTGCTAAAAAGACCTATGCCCTGAAGCAGCTTGCTGATTTTAAGGCCAAGGTGATCGAGAATAGTTTTAAAGGTTTGCACCTGGATATAGATGATGCAGATGTTTTCTTTAAACTGGTAGGATCTTTTAACGCCTATAACTTATTGGCTGTTTATGGTACAGCGGTATTGCTTGGTCAGGAGAAGCTGGATGTGCTGACTTTATTGAGTAATTTAACCGGGGCAGAAGGCCGTTTTGATTACATTACTTCCAGTCAGCATATTATTGGAATAGTTGATTATGCACATACGCCTGATGCAGTTCAGAATGTGCTGAGTACAATACAGGATATCAGAAAAGGAACGGAGCAGGTAATTACCATTATAGGTTGTGGTGGTGACAGGGATAAGACCAAGCGTCCCATTATGGCCCAGGTAGCCTGCGACTGGAGTGATAAGGTGATCCTCACTTCTGACAATCCAAGAACGGAAAACCCGCAAACGATAGTGGAGGAAATGGAAAAAGGTGTTTCGCCAACAAACAAGCGTAAAACTTTAAGCATAGTAGACAGAAAAGAGGCGATTAAAACAGCATGTCATTTGGCCAGACCAGGTGATATTATATTGCTGGCAGGAAAAGGACATGAGAAATACCAGGAAATAAATGGGGTGAGGTATCATTTTGATGATAAGGAAATATTAACCGAACAACTAAACTTAATCAGCTAA
- the murD gene encoding UDP-N-acetylmuramoyl-L-alanine--D-glutamate ligase, which produces MEKKRIAILGAGESGVGAAMLAQKHGYDVFVSDFGTIPSQYKEKLEALNIVFEENTHTAAEILKAVEVIKSPGIPDTAGIIKEIRSRNIPVLSEIEFAKRYTKAKTICITGSNGKTTTTMLTYHILKNAGLNVGLAGNIGHSFAAQVASADFDWYVLEISSFMLDDMYDFKADIAVLLNITPDHLDRYDYKLGNYAASKMRITQNQTSEDIFIYCADDEETLKALKNVKVDSKTYPFSIRKKIEKGAYLESNNIHININLNDQLTMSITELALQGKHNIYNSMASGIVAKVLDIRNTAIRESMGDFKNIEHRLEHVARISGVDYINDSKATNVNSTWYALESVGTDVILIMGGVDKGNDYDMLKDMVRQKVKAIVCLGKDNKRIHEAFEDDVEIIVNTFSAHEAVQVAYHLAKKGNTVLLSPACASFDLFKNYEDRGNQFKAAVKEL; this is translated from the coding sequence ATGGAAAAGAAAAGGATAGCAATTCTGGGAGCGGGAGAAAGCGGGGTAGGTGCAGCAATGCTGGCACAGAAGCATGGTTATGATGTATTCGTGTCAGATTTTGGTACAATTCCTTCACAATACAAGGAAAAGCTTGAGGCACTTAACATTGTATTTGAAGAAAACACGCATACGGCAGCCGAGATCCTGAAAGCGGTTGAAGTGATTAAAAGTCCCGGTATACCTGATACAGCCGGTATCATTAAAGAGATAAGATCCCGGAATATTCCGGTGCTTTCTGAAATTGAATTTGCAAAACGGTATACGAAAGCAAAAACTATATGCATTACGGGGTCTAATGGTAAGACCACTACTACCATGTTAACTTACCATATTCTGAAAAATGCAGGTTTAAACGTAGGGCTTGCAGGGAATATCGGGCATAGCTTTGCCGCGCAGGTGGCTAGTGCTGATTTTGACTGGTATGTACTGGAGATATCTAGCTTTATGCTGGATGATATGTATGATTTCAAAGCGGATATTGCTGTGCTGTTAAACATAACACCCGATCATTTAGACAGGTACGACTATAAATTGGGTAATTATGCTGCATCAAAAATGCGCATTACGCAAAATCAGACCAGTGAAGATATTTTTATTTACTGTGCTGATGACGAAGAAACTTTAAAAGCGTTGAAAAATGTTAAGGTGGATTCAAAAACATATCCTTTTTCCATCCGGAAAAAAATCGAAAAGGGAGCCTATCTGGAAAGCAACAACATACACATCAATATAAACCTAAACGATCAATTAACCATGTCTATTACAGAATTAGCCCTGCAGGGAAAGCACAATATTTATAACTCTATGGCATCGGGCATAGTAGCTAAGGTATTAGATATCAGAAATACCGCTATACGCGAGAGTATGGGGGATTTTAAAAATATTGAACACAGGCTGGAGCATGTTGCGAGGATTTCCGGTGTTGATTATATCAACGATTCAAAGGCAACAAACGTAAATTCTACCTGGTATGCGCTGGAAAGTGTAGGGACTGATGTGATCCTGATTATGGGTGGGGTAGATAAAGGAAACGATTATGATATGTTGAAGGATATGGTCCGTCAGAAGGTTAAGGCAATTGTATGTTTAGGTAAAGACAATAAGCGGATCCATGAGGCTTTTGAAGATGATGTAGAAATTATTGTAAACACGTTTTCTGCTCATGAGGCAGTTCAGGTGGCCTATCATCTGGCCAAAAAAGGAAATACAGTGCTGTTGTCACCTGCTTGTGCAAGTTTTGACCTGTTTAAGAATTATGAGGACAGGGGCAACCAGTTTAAGGCGGCAGTTAAAGAATTATAG